Part of the Candidatus Acidiferrales bacterium genome is shown below.
AAGGACTCGTGGAAGTGAGTTATCCGACTGTGCCGACGAACGACACGCTCGAAACGCTCGTGGCTGCCGGCGATTCGCGCATCAACGCGGCGATTTCCGCGGCTCCGGGCATGCGCGCCATTTCAGAGCAAATTCTGGATGGCAAGATCGAAAAGTTGCAGGCGGTGGACGTTGCCGCATTTCTCCGCACTTCGCTGCAAGCGAGTGCCCCTCCGAATGCGCGAATGATCGAAGCGGAAGTGAACAAGGATATGGGAGTCGGCTGGTTCATTGCCCCGCCGCCCGAAGTTCCGCTGCCGGGAAGCGAATCGGCGCGCCCCGCGAACGCGCCGAGCCTGGTGCATCCTGGTAAGCCAACAGGCCCGGGCGAATTCTGAAATTCGGCGAATAACCTGCAAAAGCAGAACTATTTTTTCTCGGCGATTTCACGCTTCAACCGCGCACTCTTCTCCGCGACGCCGGCGTCGAGTTCTTTCTTATAGTCCGCGAGCCTGCGGGCGATTTCCGCGTCCGACAGAGCGAGAATCTGCGCGGCGAAAATTCCGGCGTTCGTTGCGCCTGGCTTTCCGATGGCCATCGTTGCCACGGATACGCCGCCTGGCATTTGCACGGTGGAAAGCAAAGAATCCATGCCATTCAGCGAAGTGGAGGGCATCGGCACGCCGATGACCGGCAGCGTGGTTAGCGCCGCGACCACTCCGGCCAAATGCGCTGCGCCGCCTGCGCCGACAATGATGGCTTTCAAACCGCGCCTGGCCGCTGTTTCGGCATATTCCGCAGCACGCGCGGGCGAACGATGCGCGGAGACAACTTCGACTTCAAATCCGATGCCGAATTTTTCCAGCATGCGGCCGGCCTCGGCCATCACCGGATAATCGGAATCCGAGCCCATGATTACGCCTACAAGTGCTTTTGCATTTTGCTTTGCCGCCACCTCGCCTCCTTTAAGGATGGAATTTTGCTTCTGCGTGCTGCGTTACAGTGGATTCAGGATTCTTTTTGCGCCCTCTGCTCAACGGCGAGCCACTTCACCCTCCGCGCGGTCCATTTCGCCGCCGATGTCCCCGCGATACTGCATTCCTTCAAACGAAATCTTTTTTGCCTCGGCATAGGCGCGCAGACGCGCTTGCGCGAGGCTTTCGCCAGCCGCCGCGACGGTGAGTACGCGGCCGCCATTGACGCGATATTGGCCATCGAGTTTCCGCGTCCCGGCGTGAAAAACGGTTGCAGAGGATGATTTTTCCCGGCTCGGCAGGCCGGAAATTTCTGCGCCCATTTTCGGCTTTTGCGGATATCCTTCGGCGGCCAGGACAACGCAGCAACTCGCTTTTGGCTCCCACGACATTTCCGCGCTTGCCAAGCGTCCCTTGGCGGCTGCGAAAAGCGCCTCCGCCAGATCAAAATTCATGCGCATCACCAGCGCTTCGGTCTCCGGGTCGCCAAGGCGGCAATTGAATTCCAGGACTTTGGGGCCCGCCGGAGTCATCATCAGCCCGAAGTACAAAAATCCGCGGTAGGGTGTGCCGTCGTTGGCCATGCCTTCAATGGCTGGACGAACGATCTTTTCCTGGATTACACGCTCCATTTCCGCGGACAGCAGCTCGTCGCTCGAAATGGCGCCCATGCCTCCTGTGTTTGGCCCGGCGTTTCCGTCGCCAACGCGTTTATAGTCCCGCGACGCTGCTAGCGGGGCGAAGCGGTCGCCATCGGTCAAAACAATATACGAAAGTTCGGGACCCTGGAGACATTCTTCGATAATCACGTGATTGCCGGCGGCTCCGAAGTCGTCGCTTTCCATGAGGCGAGTGATGAACGTCGCCGCTTCGCCGGCGGACGACGTCACCAAGACACCCTTCCCTGCGCATAGGCCGTCTGCTTTCACGACCACGGGCATGTCTGCATTGACCAGCGCTTCGCGAGCTTTCGCCGCGGAATCGAACGTGCCGTAGGTCGAAGCTGTGGGAATTCCATGCCGGCGCATGAACTCCTTGGCGAAAATCTTGCTGCCCTCCAGTCGCGCGGCGCCGCCCGACGGACCGAGGAGAAGCAGGTCGTGCCGGGCAAATTCGTCCGCAATGCCCAGAACAAGCGGCTGCTCAGGCCCGACAACAGTCAAGTCCGCGCGAAGGCTTTCAGCAAGCGCAGCGAGAGCGTCTACGTCAGAGGTTTTTGCCACGACGCATTCCGCGTCTTGTGCGATGCCATCGTTTCCGGGCGCGCACCAAATGCGCTCCACGCTTGCGCTCTGGCGCAATTTCCAGACGAGCGCGTGCTCGCGTCCGCCTCCGCCAATCACAAGAATCTTCATTCGCTTAAAGTCAGCAAGCCACGATAAAGCGCGCGTCTGCGGCGTGTCAACACTGCGTTTCCCATCGCCCGCGCAGGCGAAAAACGGCATAATAGCGCGCCGCTCCAATGCACTGGGATTACGTTCTCATTCTCGGCGTTCTGGGTGTTGCGGTTCCGTGGCGCAGCACTGTGCGCGTGCGGGAATTGCTGGGCCAGCCAGCACTGGCCTCCTCCGAACGCGTTTTGCTCTACGCATCGACGATCTTATTTCAATGGACTTTGACCGCCGTGATTCTCTGGCGGTGCTATGTGCACGGCACTTCGCGATTGGCGCTCGGCTTTGCCTTCCCAGAGCCGCTTCGCGCCTTGTGGATCAGCGCTGGACTTTCGATCGCTCTCGTCTTCAATCAAATTTACGGAATTCGCCGGCTTATTTCTTTTCCTCCCGAAAAACGCGGCTTGATATGGAGGCTTGCGGAAAAACTCTTGCCCCGCGAGCCCCGCGAAGCCATCCTTGCGGTGTTTCTGGCGGCCACGGTGGCAATCTGCGAGGAAATTATTTTCCGCGGCTTTGTCGAGACTATCTTTCAGCGCGTCCTGCATGACTCGGTGGTTGCCGGAGCGATCGTTTCAGCTGCATTTTTCGCCGTAGCGCATCTGTATCAAGGAAAGAGGGGACTAATAACTACATTTATAGTTGGTATTGTCTTTTCCGCCGTGCGGATTTTCTCTGACAGTTTGGTTCCATGCATCATCGTCCACTTTATCGTGGACATTTCGGCTGGAATTGTCGTGGCCAGAGGGATGGGGATTTCTATGTGGGCCGGGTCGAGCGTTAGCTAGCCTTTATCGCGATGATATCGCGCGAGTTAGGCAGATTATGAACTTTGAGGAAATGCGCAGAATCTTGGAGCCATACGGGACCTCCGTCTCCGAGTCGGAATCCGCAAAAATCCGCGCCTATATTGAGTTATTGACGGCCTGGAATCGCAAGATCGCTCTTACGGCCGTGAAATCGGAAGATGAGATTCTGAGATTTCACTTTGGCGAGAGCCTGTTTGCCCTGAAAAAGTGGTCCATAGAAAAAGGTCGGCTAGCCGACGTTGGTACGGGAGCTGGTTTTCCGGGTCTGGCGCTCAAAATCGTGAGACCGGAACTCAGAGTGACGGTTATCGATCCCAATAAAAAGAAGTGCGCCTTTCTGCACGAAGTGGTTCGCGTTCTTGAGTTTCGCGATGTGGAGATTCAGCCCACCAGTTTTGAGGCCGTTTCGATTGAGGCTGGGGCGCTTTCCTGCGTCACATCTCGCGCCTTGGGAGTGACGCCGAAGTTCCTGAGCTGGTCCAGGAGCAAACTTGACGCGGCAGGGCGAATCTTGCTGTGGATCGGCAAAGACGATTGCCGCGACCTGCTCGCGGTCTCTGAGTGGAGTTGGGGCGAGCCGACGCTCATTCCTGGTACGTCGAACAGGATGATTCTAGCTGGGACACCGAAAAATCCCCACTGAATGTTCCACGTGGAACATTTCTACCAGATTCTCCTCTTAGTTTTGATCAAACTGCATTGTTCCACGTGAAACATATTGCAACGCGAAATATCGTTCTGCTAAATTCGCTCACGACGTGCGAGGTTGAGCCGTGGGCCGCATTATCGCGATCGCCAATCAGAAGGGTGGCGTTGGGAAGACAACGACAGCAGTAAATCTCAGTGCGTCGCTCGCCGCGCAAGAGAGGCGTACACTGGTCATAGATTCTGATCCGCAGGCAAACACGACGGGCGGTTTGGGATTTCCGAAGGACCCGACGCGACGGACTCTCTATAACGCAATCATTCTCGATGAACCCGCCGAGCGCGTCATCATTCCATCACAGGTTTCTGGTCTCGATGTCATCCCATCGGATAAGAATCTCGCGGGCGCAGCGGTGGAACTCGTCAACTCCGAAGAAAGGGAGTTCCGACTCAAGAGATTTGCGGAATCCATTCGCGACCGCTACGATTTCATTCTCATTGACTGTCCCCCGGCGCTCGACCTCCTGACCATCAATGCCTTGGCCGCGAGCGACGCGGTATTGGTTCCGATCCAATGCGAATACTATGCTATGGAGGGAGTTGCAGAGTTGCTCGATACGCTCATGCGGCTGCGCCGAACGATCAATCCGGCACTGGCAGTCGAGGGAATTCTTCTGACGATGTACGACGACCGGACGACGCTCTCAAAACAGGTTGCTGCGGATCTCAGGAGTTTCTTCGGGGCGCAGGTATTTGAAACCGCGATCCCAAGAAACGTAAGGCTAGCTGAAGCACCAAGTTACGGAAAGCCAATCATATTCTACGACATACATAGTAAAGGTGCCGAGAGTTATATCCAACTCGCGAAGGAGGTTATCACAAATGACCAGAAACGCTCTGGGGAAAGGGCTCAGCGCGCTCATTCGGGAGCCTGAAGCTGGGGCTCCGGCAACTCCTGTTGGCAAGGTCGGCGGGACGACTGGGGCACAGGCGACCAGTGCAGTGGCTGGAGCGGCGGTAGCCCCTGCGCGGGTTCCTGAGCGAACTGATGGCGATTCTGTCTTGCAAATCGACATCGACGTGATTGAGCCGAGCCCATACCAACCGCGCACGCGCTTTTCGCAATCCGCGCTTGATGAATTGGCCCAGTCCATTGCGCGGACTGGAATTATCCAGCCCATTGTCGTGCGCAGAAACGGGGCGCGTTTCCAGCTTCTCGCGGGCGAGCGGCGCTGGCGCGCCGCGCAACTTGCCGGAATGCACAAAGTTCCGGCGGTGGTTCGAGACGTAACGGATGAGAAGGCGATGGAAATCACGCTGGTTGAAAATCTCCAGCGCGAGGACCTCAACCCTATCGAGCAGGCGACCGCTTATGACCGGCTGATCCAGGAGTTTCACCTGACGCAAGAAGAAGCAGCGATGCGAACGGGGAAGGATCGCGTGACAGTGGCGAATGCGCTGCGACTCCTGCGGCTTGAAGCACCCGTCAGGGAACTCGTGGAGGACGGCCGGTTGAGCGCAGGGCACGCTCGTGCATTGCTGGGGATCGAAGATGCGAGGCTGCGGCTAGAAACTGCCAAGCGCGCGGCCCGCGGCAATTTGACCGTGCGAGCGATTGAGCGCTTGGCGACGCGCCGACGGCAGCGTGGCGCGACTCAGCCGCTGGGCGGGCAGATCGATGCAAACACGCGGGCGGCGATTGAGGAGCTGCAGCGCGTCCTGGGAACGCGTGTTTCCGTTCGCCCGCGCACCGCGTTGCGCCCAGGAGAGCTTGTTATCGAATACTACAACGACACCGATTTGGACCGTATTTACAGGCTCATTGCTGAGAGATAATTACGGATGTTTCCTCTTTGAGCGGGAGGCATCCGATGGCTTCGAAGTGGCTGGGCGGGCGTTCCAACGGCTCTTCCGAATGGGCCGGATTTATTGATCACAGCGTGAGCTTTGAAGGCAAGCTCAGGGTCGGCGGAATGTTTCGCGTCGACGGGCAAGTGAAAGGCGACATCACGTCCGAGCATGGATTGCTGCTCGGGGAAAACGCGAAGGTTGAAGGCCAGATCCACGCGAACGATGTGACGATTGCCGGGCGATTCGACGGGCAGATTTTCGCGAAGCAGCGCGTCGAAATTCAGCCGAAAGGCGTAGTGACGGGCGAAATTCACGCTCCCTGCCTGGTGATTCATTCCGGCGGTGTACTCGACGGTCAGTGCCACATGCTTTCCGCAGCGACGCAAGCCGAAGAGGCTCACACCATTGCTATTCCCATCCGGTCGGCGGTACAAAGCTGAAAGACGCACGGCGCTGTTAGGGCTTCGCAGGCTTGATCTGCTGTAGCAGAGAGAAGAAACTCGCAGCGTAGTCTTTTGGCCCGCTGTAGTCCGCTGAAGTCAGCTCCTTCGGAACGATGCAAGAAATCCACACGTTATTGGGACTAGCAGAGGAGTCGAACGTCCAGCACAGCCCGTCCGCGCCGGCAATCTCGAGAGTTCGCTGACCGCTGGGCAGGTATCCCTTTCCCTTCATTACCAGGGCTTCGGACTTTGCGTATACATCGGACTGAAAATGATACTGGCGCGTAAAGTGAGAAGGTTCGAAAACGACCACCGGATGCGGCAGCCAGGAAAGCCGCGTCATTCGCTCGACAGTCATATCTTCACCCTGGCTGCGCGCAAACCATTCAAAGGGAACATTGACCTTCCAGCCGCGAAAAGTGACAGTCTCTCCATGCGCAACATGCCAGGCTGCAGAGACGACTTCGGGAAGGAACACGGCAACGGCAAAAAGTGCAAAAGCAGCTGCCATTTTCGTGTTTCGCGTGCGAGACGAAGTCATACAATGATTTTACACTTCGCGCGATAGCAAATAAATGGTGGCCGTTGCGTTTGTGCCTGATTTGTGCCGGCGCGGCGTATAATTGTTCGCTTTCGATTTTTGGAATGAGGAGAAAAGCGTCCTTGGCGAACCCCGTGCGATTGACGTCGGCGGCCAAGGCTGCGGGTTGAGCGGCCAAGCTGAGTCCAGGTCTTTTGGACTCCGTGCTGCGCCGCTTACCACGGCCGACTGATGCGAATCTTCTTGTTGGTTTTGAAACCAACGACGACGCAGGCGTGTATCGACTGAGGGATGACCTCGCGCTGGTTCAAACCGTCGATTTTTTGACGCCGATCGCCGACGATCCGTTTACGTTCGGTCAAATCGCCGCGGCCAATTCACTGAGCGATATTTACGCCATGGGCGGCAAGCCAGTTTCGGCGCTTTCGATTGTGGGATTTCCGCCAGATGGCGACGCAGCTGTGCTGGAACAGATTTTGCGCGGTGGGTTATCGAAGATGGATGAAGCGCGCTGCACGATTCTGGGCGGACACTCCGTGCGCGACGAGGATTTGAAATTCGGATACGCAGTGACGGGAATCATCGATCCGAAGAAAATCTGGCGCAACGTCGGCGCGCGGCCCGGTGATGTCTTGATTCTGACGAAGCCGATCGGCACGGGAGTCGTCGCTACGGCGCTCAAGGCTGGGAAGGCAGGAGCGGAGGCTGTGGACGCGGCGAATGCGTCGATGGCGCGGCTGAATTGCGGCACAGCGGATGCACTGCACGAAATCGAAGCGACGACAGCGGACGGCTCTGCGGTTCATGCCGTGACGGATATTACCGGCTTCGGGCTGCTTGGCCATGCGAGAGAAATGGCGGCGGGGAGCAATGCATCGTTCCGGATCGATTCAGCGAAAATTCCTTTTCTGCCGGGTGCACGCGAGGCGGCAGGCGGCGGTTTTTTCGCCGGCGGACTGAAAAGCAACCGTGAGTTCATTGAGTCGTGCG
Proteins encoded:
- a CDS encoding CPBP family intramembrane glutamic endopeptidase, giving the protein MHWDYVLILGVLGVAVPWRSTVRVRELLGQPALASSERVLLYASTILFQWTLTAVILWRCYVHGTSRLALGFAFPEPLRALWISAGLSIALVFNQIYGIRRLISFPPEKRGLIWRLAEKLLPREPREAILAVFLAATVAICEEIIFRGFVETIFQRVLHDSVVAGAIVSAAFFAVAHLYQGKRGLITTFIVGIVFSAVRIFSDSLVPCIIVHFIVDISAGIVVARGMGISMWAGSSVS
- a CDS encoding polymer-forming cytoskeletal protein, which gives rise to MASKWLGGRSNGSSEWAGFIDHSVSFEGKLRVGGMFRVDGQVKGDITSEHGLLLGENAKVEGQIHANDVTIAGRFDGQIFAKQRVEIQPKGVVTGEIHAPCLVIHSGGVLDGQCHMLSAATQAEEAHTIAIPIRSAVQS
- the selD gene encoding selenide, water dikinase SelD, whose product is MRRKASLANPVRLTSAAKAAGUAAKLSPGLLDSVLRRLPRPTDANLLVGFETNDDAGVYRLRDDLALVQTVDFLTPIADDPFTFGQIAAANSLSDIYAMGGKPVSALSIVGFPPDGDAAVLEQILRGGLSKMDEARCTILGGHSVRDEDLKFGYAVTGIIDPKKIWRNVGARPGDVLILTKPIGTGVVATALKAGKAGAEAVDAANASMARLNCGTADALHEIEATTADGSAVHAVTDITGFGLLGHAREMAAGSNASFRIDSAKIPFLPGAREAAGGGFFAGGLKSNREFIESCVGFAGNVSEEIRALLFDPQTSGGFLFAIGREHAAAACAALERHAVRGAEIGEVVAKRSPLIEVV
- a CDS encoding AAA family ATPase; amino-acid sequence: MGRIIAIANQKGGVGKTTTAVNLSASLAAQERRTLVIDSDPQANTTGGLGFPKDPTRRTLYNAIILDEPAERVIIPSQVSGLDVIPSDKNLAGAAVELVNSEEREFRLKRFAESIRDRYDFILIDCPPALDLLTINALAASDAVLVPIQCEYYAMEGVAELLDTLMRLRRTINPALAVEGILLTMYDDRTTLSKQVAADLRSFFGAQVFETAIPRNVRLAEAPSYGKPIIFYDIHSKGAESYIQLAKEVITNDQKRSGERAQRAHSGA
- the rsmG gene encoding 16S rRNA (guanine(527)-N(7))-methyltransferase RsmG, which codes for MRRILEPYGTSVSESESAKIRAYIELLTAWNRKIALTAVKSEDEILRFHFGESLFALKKWSIEKGRLADVGTGAGFPGLALKIVRPELRVTVIDPNKKKCAFLHEVVRVLEFRDVEIQPTSFEAVSIEAGALSCVTSRALGVTPKFLSWSRSKLDAAGRILLWIGKDDCRDLLAVSEWSWGEPTLIPGTSNRMILAGTPKNPH
- a CDS encoding ParB/RepB/Spo0J family partition protein; amino-acid sequence: MTRNALGKGLSALIREPEAGAPATPVGKVGGTTGAQATSAVAGAAVAPARVPERTDGDSVLQIDIDVIEPSPYQPRTRFSQSALDELAQSIARTGIIQPIVVRRNGARFQLLAGERRWRAAQLAGMHKVPAVVRDVTDEKAMEITLVENLQREDLNPIEQATAYDRLIQEFHLTQEEAAMRTGKDRVTVANALRLLRLEAPVRELVEDGRLSAGHARALLGIEDARLRLETAKRAARGNLTVRAIERLATRRRQRGATQPLGGQIDANTRAAIEELQRVLGTRVSVRPRTALRPGELVIEYYNDTDLDRIYRLIAER
- the purD gene encoding phosphoribosylamine--glycine ligase, producing the protein MPFFACAGDGKRSVDTPQTRALSWLADFKRMKILVIGGGGREHALVWKLRQSASVERIWCAPGNDGIAQDAECVVAKTSDVDALAALAESLRADLTVVGPEQPLVLGIADEFARHDLLLLGPSGGAARLEGSKIFAKEFMRRHGIPTASTYGTFDSAAKAREALVNADMPVVVKADGLCAGKGVLVTSSAGEAATFITRLMESDDFGAAGNHVIIEECLQGPELSYIVLTDGDRFAPLAASRDYKRVGDGNAGPNTGGMGAISSDELLSAEMERVIQEKIVRPAIEGMANDGTPYRGFLYFGLMMTPAGPKVLEFNCRLGDPETEALVMRMNFDLAEALFAAAKGRLASAEMSWEPKASCCVVLAAEGYPQKPKMGAEISGLPSREKSSSATVFHAGTRKLDGQYRVNGGRVLTVAAAGESLAQARLRAYAEAKKISFEGMQYRGDIGGEMDRAEGEVARR
- the purE gene encoding 5-(carboxyamino)imidazole ribonucleotide mutase — protein: MAAKQNAKALVGVIMGSDSDYPVMAEAGRMLEKFGIGFEVEVVSAHRSPARAAEYAETAARRGLKAIIVGAGGAAHLAGVVAALTTLPVIGVPMPSTSLNGMDSLLSTVQMPGGVSVATMAIGKPGATNAGIFAAQILALSDAEIARRLADYKKELDAGVAEKSARLKREIAEKK